The Solanum lycopersicum chromosome 6, SLM_r2.1 genome has a window encoding:
- the LOC101260053 gene encoding serine/threonine-protein phosphatase PP1 isozyme 1, whose protein sequence is MAQNEHQQQQQQQQGLIEPAVLDDIINRLLEFRNARTVRQVQISEAEIRSLCSASREIFLQQPNLLELEAPIKICGDIHGQYGDLLRLFEYGGFPPEANYLFLGDYVDRGKQSLETICLLLAYKIKYPENFFLLRGNHECASINRIYGFYDECKRRFNVKLWKCFTECFNCLPVAALIDEKILCMHGGLSPDLTNLDQIRNLPRPTDVPDSGLLCDLLWSDPSREVKGWGMNDRGVSYTFGPDKVAEFLMQHDMDLVCRAHQVVEDGYEFFAERQLVTIFSAPNYCGEFDNAGAMMSVDESLMCSFQILKPTDRKPRFL, encoded by the exons ATGGCACAAAATGAGCAtcaacagcagcagcagcagcagcaaggGTTAATAGAGCCTGCTGTTCTTGATGATATTATCAATAGGCTTTTGGAGTTTAGAAATGCAAGAACTGTTAGGCAGGTTCAGATTTCTGAGGCTGAGATCCGTTCCCTTTGTAGTGCTTCTAGGGAAATCTTTCTTCAACAACCTAATCTTCTTGAACTTGAAGCACCCATCAAGATCTGTG GTGACATTCATGGCCAGTATGGTGATCTTTTGAGGCTTTTTGAATATGGGGGATTTCCTCCTGAGGCTAACTATTTGTTTTTAGGGGACTATGTGGACCGTGGTAAACAGAGTTTGGAAACAATATGCCTTCTGCTTGCATACAAAATCAAATATCCTGAAAACTTCTTTCTCTTGAGAGGAAATCATGAATGTGCTTCTATTAATCGAATTTATGGTTTCTATGATGAATGTAAGCGCCGATTCAATGTGAAGCTATGGAAATGCTTCACAGAATGTTTCAATTGTCTTCCCGTTGCTGCTCTCATAGATGAAAAAATACTGTGCATGCATGGTGGTCTTTCTCCAGATTTAACAAACTTGGATCAGATAAGAAATTTACCTCGTCCAACTGATGTTCCAGATTCTGGGTTGCTGTGTGATTTACTTTGGTCAGATCCTAGCCGGGAAGTTAAAGGTTGGGGAATGAATGATAGGGGAGTTTCATATACTTTTGGTCCTGATAAGGTTGCAGAATTCTTGATGCAACACGATATGGACCTTGTTTGTCGTGCCCACCAG GTTGTTGAAGATGGTTATGAATTTTTCGCTGAGAGGCAGCTAGTGACAATATTTTCGGCCCCAAACTACTGTGGTGAATTTGATAATGCTGGTGCAATGATGAGTGTTGATGAAAGTTTAATGTGCTCGTTCCAGATACTGAAGCCAACAGATAGAAAACCTCGGTTCTTATGA
- the LOC101260347 gene encoding ras-related protein Rab2BV, translated as MGNRVDHEYDYLFKIVLIGDSGVGKSNILSRFTRNEFCLESKSTIGVEFATRTLQVEGKTVKAQIWDTAGQERYRAITSAYYRGAVGALLVYDITKGQTFDNVQRWLRELRDHADSNIVIMMAGNKSDLNHLRAVSEQDGQNLAEKEGLSFLETSALEAVNVDKAFQTILTEIYHIISKKALAAQAAATTTTLPGQGTTINVNDTSDNVKRGCCST; from the exons ATGGGGAATAGAGTGGATCATGAGTACGATTACTTGTTTAAGATCGTGTTGATTGGTGATTCTGGAGTTGGAAAATCGAACATTCTGTCTAGGTTTACGCGAAATGAGTTCTGTTTGGAGTCAAAATCTACTATTGGAGTTGAGTTCGCCACTAGAACTCTTCAG GTTGAGGGAAAGACAGTCAAGGCCCAAATATGGGACACTGCAGGCCAAGAACGGTACCGAGCCATTACCAGTGCTTATTACAGAGGAGCAGTTGGTGCACTCCTTGTTTATGACATAACAAAGGGACAAACATTCGACAATGTTCAAAGGTGGCTCCGAGAATTGAGAGACCATGCAGATTCTAACATTGTCATTATGATGGCTGGAAACAAGTCCGACCTTAACCACCTTCGAGCAGTCTCTGAGCAGGATGGTCAAAATTTAGCTGAGAAGGAAGGACTGTCATTTCTTGAGACATCGGCATTGGAAGCAGTCAACGTAGATAAGGCTTTTCAGACTATACTAACCGAGATATACCATATCATAAGCAAGAAGGCGCTGGCTGCACAAGCAGCAGCCACAACCACTACTCTTCCTGGTCAGGGTACAACCATCAATGTTAATGACACCTCTGATAATGTGAAGAGAGGCTGCTGTTCTACCTGA
- the LOC101259753 gene encoding DNA-directed RNA polymerase II subunit RPB7 yields MFFHIVLERNMQLHPRHFGRDLREKLVSKLMKDVEGTCSGRHGFIVAITGIESVGKGLIRDGTGFVTFPVKYQCVVFRPFKGEILEAVVTMVNKMGFFAEAGPVQIFVSNHLIPDDMEFQSGDVPNYTTSDGSVKIQKESEVRLKIIGTRVDATEIFCIGTIKDDFLGVISDPGTNA; encoded by the exons ATGTTTTTCCACATTGTATTGGAGAGAAACATGCAGCTTCATCCTCGTCACTTTGGTCGTGATCTTCGTGAAAAACTTGTGTCAAAACTGATGAAAGATGTAGAAGGAACTTGCAG TGGTCGACATGGTTTTATAGTGGCGATTACTGGGATTGAAAGTGTTGGAAAAGGATTAATTCGTGATGGAACTGGTTTTGTTACTTTCCCAGTGAAGTATCAATGTGTTGTATTTCGACCCTTTAAAGGTGAGATTTTGGAAGCTGTTGTCACCATGGTTAACAAG ATGGGATTTTTTGCTGAAGCAGGGCCTGTGCAGATTTTTGTCTCAAATCAC TTGATACCTGATGACATGGAGTTTCAATCGGGGGATGTGCCAAATTATACAACTTCAGATGGTTCG GTTAAAATTCAGAAGGAAAGTGAAGTTAGATTGAAGATTATCGGAACACGTGTTGATGCCACAGAAATT TTCTGTATTGGTACGATAAAGGATGATTTCCTGGGTGTGATCAGTGACCCAGGCACAAATGCTTGA